From Candidatus Equadaptatus faecalis, one genomic window encodes:
- a CDS encoding ribonuclease J produces MMNFTTRRRGGGAAKTAQGELKIIPLGGLGEIGKNLTVFRWNNDIIIVDCGLKFPDETMLGIDFVIPDVQYLIENRKNIKGIFITHGHEDHIGALPLVLPLLNVPVYCTRLTAGLIKNKLDEVCPDYQPKFREIARGAKVKAGSFDIEFISVCHSIPDALALAIGTPLGTIVHTGDYKLDPTPIDGVRTDFAKFARLGEEGVLMLMSDSTNVERDGVTPSEKTVGQTFERLFRLHKDKRIIIAAFASNLHRIQQVLNVAARFNRKVMLVGRSMLANVELAAELGCIKLPNDEIIVSPEEAALLSDNRLVILTTGSQGEPFSGLVLMSRGMHKTIKMGEKDLVIISANPIPGNEKLVSQTIDRLMSFGCDVIYGKEEKTHVSGHASRDELTIMLSLVNPQFFMPVHGEFRHLTRHAQLARELGVQQKNIFILENGDVLTFKTGKKALIDGKVPAGSVLVDGKALGEFEGSLLRERRELSENGIVVVSVVIDKKGNVKAPVQIKTKGSVITSDDESMEVLERAVRRTVEQFARTPGAKPETLPTEIRKRIREMCGQSPRNYPTIIPLITTLK; encoded by the coding sequence ATGATGAATTTTACGACACGGCGCAGGGGCGGCGGAGCCGCGAAAACTGCGCAGGGAGAACTGAAAATAATTCCGCTCGGAGGACTTGGCGAAATAGGGAAAAACCTGACGGTATTCCGCTGGAACAACGATATTATTATCGTTGACTGCGGGCTTAAGTTCCCCGACGAAACAATGCTCGGCATTGATTTTGTAATTCCGGACGTTCAGTATCTCATAGAAAACAGAAAAAACATCAAGGGTATTTTCATTACGCACGGGCATGAAGACCATATCGGCGCGCTGCCGCTTGTGCTTCCCCTGCTGAACGTGCCTGTCTACTGCACCCGTCTCACAGCAGGTCTTATTAAGAACAAACTGGATGAAGTGTGTCCCGATTACCAGCCGAAGTTCCGCGAGATTGCACGCGGGGCAAAGGTGAAAGCGGGAAGTTTTGATATTGAATTTATTTCGGTATGCCACTCGATTCCTGACGCTTTGGCTCTTGCAATAGGCACGCCGTTGGGCACTATCGTCCACACGGGCGACTACAAGCTTGACCCGACGCCGATTGACGGTGTCAGGACAGATTTTGCAAAATTTGCGCGGCTTGGAGAAGAAGGCGTGCTTATGCTTATGTCGGACTCCACAAACGTGGAGCGCGACGGCGTTACCCCGTCCGAAAAGACGGTGGGACAGACCTTTGAACGCCTTTTCAGGCTTCACAAGGACAAACGCATTATAATAGCGGCATTTGCGAGCAATCTTCACAGAATTCAGCAGGTGCTGAACGTTGCGGCGCGTTTTAACAGAAAGGTTATGCTTGTTGGGCGGAGTATGCTTGCTAACGTTGAGCTTGCCGCTGAGCTTGGCTGCATCAAGCTTCCCAACGATGAGATTATCGTGTCTCCCGAAGAGGCGGCGCTGCTTTCCGACAACCGTCTTGTAATTCTTACTACCGGCAGTCAGGGAGAGCCTTTTTCAGGGCTTGTACTTATGAGCCGCGGAATGCACAAGACTATAAAAATGGGTGAAAAAGACCTTGTAATTATCTCTGCCAATCCGATTCCGGGCAACGAAAAGCTTGTCAGCCAGACGATAGACAGGCTTATGTCGTTCGGCTGCGACGTAATCTACGGCAAAGAGGAAAAAACTCACGTCTCCGGCCACGCTTCAAGAGACGAACTGACAATAATGTTAAGTCTGGTTAACCCGCAGTTCTTTATGCCTGTCCACGGCGAATTCCGCCACCTTACGCGGCACGCGCAGTTAGCGAGGGAGCTCGGCGTTCAGCAGAAAAATATTTTTATACTGGAAAACGGCGACGTGCTGACGTTCAAGACAGGTAAAAAAGCCCTGATAGACGGAAAAGTTCCTGCCGGTTCCGTGCTTGTTGACGGCAAGGCGCTGGGAGAGTTTGAGGGAAGCCTTCTGCGCGAAAGACGCGAGCTTTCCGAAAACGGAATAGTTGTTGTTTCCGTTGTGATTGACAAAAAAGGAAACGTTAAGGCACCGGTACAGATCAAAACAAAGGGAAGCGTAATTACATCGGATGACGAGAGTATGGAAGTTCTTGAGCGCGCCGTCCGCAGAACTGTTGAACAGTTTGCGCGAACGCCGGGGGCAAAACCGGAGACGCTTCCGACTGAAATCAGAAAGAGAATACGGGAAATGTGCGGACAGTCGCCGCGCAATTACCCGACGATTATTCCTCTTATAACAACACTGAAATAA